A region from the Perca fluviatilis chromosome 16, GENO_Pfluv_1.0, whole genome shotgun sequence genome encodes:
- the LOC120544004 gene encoding oligophrenin-1-like isoform X1, producing the protein MGHPPLEFSDCYLDSPDFRETLKCYELELERTSKFLKELIKDGNSVITAIKGYSLAVQKLSQTLSVFQFDFIGDSLTDDEINIAQSFQEFAGLLQEAEHDRMMLVQNASDLLIKPLEKFRKEQIGVTKEKKKKFEKESEKYHSQVDKHLNLSAKKKESQLQEADELLDRERVNFYESSVEYVYQIHQVQDRKKFDVVEPVLAFLHSILTLNNLTVEMTQDFMPYKQELQLSLQNTRNHYESTREEMEELMKRMKQPSQICKMHSFMPMEGYLYCQEKWALGVSWVKYYCKYHKEGRQLVMVPCEQKPTTKQGTTQLTLKSCIRRKTESIDKRFCFDVETSERNTPVTFQALSEGDRKLWMEAMDGKEPIYHSPIHKQAEMELNEIGFKFVRKCINYIETKGVTQEGVYRTVGSNIQVQKLLNAFFDPTNPGDVDLQSNDWDDKTITSALKFYLRSLSEPLMTYSLHRDLMCAAKSDNLDFRLSEIHSLSYKLPEKNREMLEMLIKHLVNVCSHSEDNRMTPSNMAVIFGPTLMRAKEETVAAMLDIKFQNIVVEILIEHSKKIFSYMPEDSTSPPVPPPRITPRKRQPITISKRPPRVYQALGHDHFLTENGQNNSSVVDGEVSTNPVPLQRTKPLSCAPMVPKEPPPRLALMPRPSFRQDRHSDSDSGKIDNTRQKPDSSSAANGESGVYVSRVPSFQSRRPPPKGTPANREGDSDALTRTRPTEKHAICRPPVRPPEPPSRSPAPQKTPSAASSESSATSYVASKTKFFENASRHVGSPPASPPSSSTATHVRKEN; encoded by the exons ATGGGGCACCCTCCTCTGGAGTTTAGTGATTGCTATCTGGACAGTCCGGACTTCAGAGAGACTCTCAAATGTTATGAATTGGAGCTGGAGAGGACAAGCAAATTTCTTAAAGAGTTGATAAAAGATGGCAACAGTGTAATAACTGCAATCAAAG GCTATTCTTTGGCAGTACAGAAGCTTTCCCAGACTCTCAGCGTGTTCCAGTTCGACTTTATCGGTGACTCCCTGACAGATGACGAGATTAACATTG CTCAGTCGTTCCAGGAGTTTGCCGGACTCCTGCAGGAAGCAGAGCACGACAGGATGATGCTG GTTCAGAACGCCTCTGATCTGCTCATCAAGCCGTTGGAGAAGTTCAGAAAGGAGCAAATAGGAGTTACAAAA gaaaagaagaagaagtttgagaaagaaagtgaaaaatacCACTCCCAGGTAGACAAACACCTGAACCTTTCTGCCAAGAAGAAAGAGAGCCAACTTCAAGAG gCTGATGAACTCCTTGACAGAGAGCGTGTGAACTTCTATGAATCGTCAGTGGAGTATGTGTACCAGATCCATCAGGTGCAGGACCGGAAGAAGTTTGATGTGGTTGAGCCG GTGCTGGCGTTTCTTCACAGCATTCTAACGCTCAACAACCTGACAGTGGAGATGACTCAGGACTTCATGCCTTACAAGCAAGAACTGCAGCTCAGCTTGCAGAAT ACCAGGAACCACTACGAAAGCACTCGCGAGGAGATGGAGGAGCTGATGAAAAGAATGAAACAACCATCCCAGATCTGTAAAATGCACAGTTTTATGCCCATGGAAGGTTATCTGTACTGTCAGGAGAAGT GGGCTTTGGGCGTGTCATGGGTCAAATATTATTGCAAGTACCACAAGGAGGGGAGACAGCTGGTCATGGTGCCTTGTGAACAGAAGCCTACAACTAAACAG GGCACTACGCAACTGACACTGAAATCCTGCATCCGCCGGAAGACAGAGTCCATAGACAAGCGCTTTTGCTTTGACGTGGAAACTAGCGAGAG aAACACACCTGTCACTTTCCAAGCTCTTTCGGAGGGAGACAGGAAGTTGTGGATGGAGGCCATGGATGGAAAAGAGCCT atcTATCATTCCCCAATTCACAAGCAAGCTGAAA TGGAACTGAATGAGATCGGATTCAAGTTTGTGCGAAAGTGCATCAACTACATTGAAACAAAAG GAGTAACACAAGAAGGAGTGTACAGAACAGTTGGCAGCAACATCCAAGTGCAGAAGCTTTTAAATGCCTTCTTTG ACCCTACAAACCCTGGAGATGTAGATCTTCAAAGCAACGACTGGGACGATAAAACCATCACAAGTGCACTGAAGTTCTATCTGAG gagcTTGTCTGAACCTCTCATGACCTACAGTCTACACAGAGACCTTATGTGTGCTGCAA AATCGGATAATCTGGACTTCCGACTGAGTGAGATTCATTCTCTTTCCTACAAACTACCAGAGAAGAATCGGGAGATGTTGGAGATGCTTATCAAACACTTGGTCAA TGTCTGCAGTCACAGTGAAGATAACCGGATGACCCCTTCAAACATGGCTGTTATCTTTGGACCCACACTGATGAGAGCAAAGGAGGAGACTGTGGCGGCCATGTTGGATATCAAGTTCCAAAATATTGTTGTTGAGATTCTGATTGAGCACTCCAAAAAG ATCTTCAGTTATATGCCAGAGGACAGCACCTCCCCACCTGTCCCTCCTCCGCGGATCACCCCGAGAAAGCGGCAACCCATCACAATCTCCAAGCGGCCACCTCGTGTTTATCAAGCTCTTGGTCACGACCACTTCCTCACAGAGA ATGGCCAGAACAACAGCTCTGTGGTGGACGGGGAAGTCTCAACGAACCCTGTTCCCCTGCAGCGGACAAAACCTTTAAGCTGCGCTCCAATGGTTCCAAAAGAACCTCCTCCGAGACTAGCATTGATGCCCAGACCATCTTTCCGTCAGGACAGACACTCAGACTCTGACTCTGGCAAGATAGACAACACAAGGCAAAAGCCAGATTCATCTTCAGCAGCAAATGGAGAGTCTGGAGTCTATGTGAGCAGAGTACCATCCTTCCAGAGCAGAAGACCACCTCCTAAAGGAACACCAGCCAACAGAGAAG gGGATTCTGATGCTCTGACCAGAACCAGGCCCACCGAGAAACATGCCATTTGCAGACCCCCTGTCAGGCCTCCTGAGCCGCCCTCAAGAAGCCCCGCTCCACAGAAGACCCCGAGTGCAGCCAGCAGCGAGAGCTCAGCAACATCCTA
- the LOC120544004 gene encoding oligophrenin-1-like isoform X2 yields the protein MGHPPLEFSDCYLDSPDFRETLKCYELELERTSKFLKELIKDGNSVITAIKGYSLAVQKLSQTLSVFQFDFIGDSLTDDEINIAQSFQEFAGLLQEAEHDRMMLVQNASDLLIKPLEKFRKEQIGVTKEKKKKFEKESEKYHSQVDKHLNLSAKKKESQLQEADELLDRERVNFYESSVEYVYQIHQVQDRKKFDVVEPVLAFLHSILTLNNLTVEMTQDFMPYKQELQLSLQNTRNHYESTREEMEELMKRMKQPSQICKMHSFMPMEGYLYCQEKWALGVSWVKYYCKYHKEGRQLVMVPCEQKPTTKQGTTQLTLKSCIRRKTESIDKRFCFDVETSERNTPVTFQALSEGDRKLWMEAMDGKEPIYHSPIHKQAEMELNEIGFKFVRKCINYIETKGVTQEGVYRTVGSNIQVQKLLNAFFDPTNPGDVDLQSNDWDDKTITSALKFYLRSLSEPLMTYSLHRDLMCAAKSDNLDFRLSEIHSLSYKLPEKNREMLEMLIKHLVNVCSHSEDNRMTPSNMAVIFGPTLMRAKEETVAAMLDIKFQNIVVEILIEHSKKIFSYMPEDSTSPPVPPPRITPRKRQPITISKRPPRVYQALGHDHFLTENGQNNSSVVDGEVSTNPVPLQRTKPLSCAPMVPKEPPPRLALMPRPSFRQDRHSDSDSGKIDNTRQKPDSSSAANGESGVYVSRVPSFQSRRPPPKGTPANREGDSDALTRTRPTEKHAICRPPVRPPEPPSRSPAPQKTPSAASSESSATSYPPASPPSSSTATHVRKEN from the exons ATGGGGCACCCTCCTCTGGAGTTTAGTGATTGCTATCTGGACAGTCCGGACTTCAGAGAGACTCTCAAATGTTATGAATTGGAGCTGGAGAGGACAAGCAAATTTCTTAAAGAGTTGATAAAAGATGGCAACAGTGTAATAACTGCAATCAAAG GCTATTCTTTGGCAGTACAGAAGCTTTCCCAGACTCTCAGCGTGTTCCAGTTCGACTTTATCGGTGACTCCCTGACAGATGACGAGATTAACATTG CTCAGTCGTTCCAGGAGTTTGCCGGACTCCTGCAGGAAGCAGAGCACGACAGGATGATGCTG GTTCAGAACGCCTCTGATCTGCTCATCAAGCCGTTGGAGAAGTTCAGAAAGGAGCAAATAGGAGTTACAAAA gaaaagaagaagaagtttgagaaagaaagtgaaaaatacCACTCCCAGGTAGACAAACACCTGAACCTTTCTGCCAAGAAGAAAGAGAGCCAACTTCAAGAG gCTGATGAACTCCTTGACAGAGAGCGTGTGAACTTCTATGAATCGTCAGTGGAGTATGTGTACCAGATCCATCAGGTGCAGGACCGGAAGAAGTTTGATGTGGTTGAGCCG GTGCTGGCGTTTCTTCACAGCATTCTAACGCTCAACAACCTGACAGTGGAGATGACTCAGGACTTCATGCCTTACAAGCAAGAACTGCAGCTCAGCTTGCAGAAT ACCAGGAACCACTACGAAAGCACTCGCGAGGAGATGGAGGAGCTGATGAAAAGAATGAAACAACCATCCCAGATCTGTAAAATGCACAGTTTTATGCCCATGGAAGGTTATCTGTACTGTCAGGAGAAGT GGGCTTTGGGCGTGTCATGGGTCAAATATTATTGCAAGTACCACAAGGAGGGGAGACAGCTGGTCATGGTGCCTTGTGAACAGAAGCCTACAACTAAACAG GGCACTACGCAACTGACACTGAAATCCTGCATCCGCCGGAAGACAGAGTCCATAGACAAGCGCTTTTGCTTTGACGTGGAAACTAGCGAGAG aAACACACCTGTCACTTTCCAAGCTCTTTCGGAGGGAGACAGGAAGTTGTGGATGGAGGCCATGGATGGAAAAGAGCCT atcTATCATTCCCCAATTCACAAGCAAGCTGAAA TGGAACTGAATGAGATCGGATTCAAGTTTGTGCGAAAGTGCATCAACTACATTGAAACAAAAG GAGTAACACAAGAAGGAGTGTACAGAACAGTTGGCAGCAACATCCAAGTGCAGAAGCTTTTAAATGCCTTCTTTG ACCCTACAAACCCTGGAGATGTAGATCTTCAAAGCAACGACTGGGACGATAAAACCATCACAAGTGCACTGAAGTTCTATCTGAG gagcTTGTCTGAACCTCTCATGACCTACAGTCTACACAGAGACCTTATGTGTGCTGCAA AATCGGATAATCTGGACTTCCGACTGAGTGAGATTCATTCTCTTTCCTACAAACTACCAGAGAAGAATCGGGAGATGTTGGAGATGCTTATCAAACACTTGGTCAA TGTCTGCAGTCACAGTGAAGATAACCGGATGACCCCTTCAAACATGGCTGTTATCTTTGGACCCACACTGATGAGAGCAAAGGAGGAGACTGTGGCGGCCATGTTGGATATCAAGTTCCAAAATATTGTTGTTGAGATTCTGATTGAGCACTCCAAAAAG ATCTTCAGTTATATGCCAGAGGACAGCACCTCCCCACCTGTCCCTCCTCCGCGGATCACCCCGAGAAAGCGGCAACCCATCACAATCTCCAAGCGGCCACCTCGTGTTTATCAAGCTCTTGGTCACGACCACTTCCTCACAGAGA ATGGCCAGAACAACAGCTCTGTGGTGGACGGGGAAGTCTCAACGAACCCTGTTCCCCTGCAGCGGACAAAACCTTTAAGCTGCGCTCCAATGGTTCCAAAAGAACCTCCTCCGAGACTAGCATTGATGCCCAGACCATCTTTCCGTCAGGACAGACACTCAGACTCTGACTCTGGCAAGATAGACAACACAAGGCAAAAGCCAGATTCATCTTCAGCAGCAAATGGAGAGTCTGGAGTCTATGTGAGCAGAGTACCATCCTTCCAGAGCAGAAGACCACCTCCTAAAGGAACACCAGCCAACAGAGAAG gGGATTCTGATGCTCTGACCAGAACCAGGCCCACCGAGAAACATGCCATTTGCAGACCCCCTGTCAGGCCTCCTGAGCCGCCCTCAAGAAGCCCCGCTCCACAGAAGACCCCGAGTGCAGCCAGCAGCGAGAGCTCAGCAACATCCTA